tttaatttttatatttttttataaatcaaactatctaatttttatttctctaattaaataattttatatttaaaaataacatttcaaaagtctacattatcaaaaacaaaaagggtCAGGCTCAGTAGTGTGAACACAGTTACTCCATGAAAGAAAGTGAGAAATATTGggagaataaaaaaagataaaaggtTTGATAAGGGTTGAATGGTCAAAAAGGTTAAAGAAAGAGAGTAAAGAAGGAAGAGAGTGAGTgaaatgattgattgattggaaaagcagaagggaaagaaaagaaaggaaagagaaacATAGTTGTTTGAGAGCTTTGTAAATAGTAGTTTTATTTGTTgactctctctcacacacacactctctctctctccaccaAACAAATACAACCATCCATCCATCCTCCATTATTAATTTTCCCATTTGTCCTTATCCTCTTCTCTCTTGTTCTCTCATTCTCTGCATCACTTCTTCCTTTCACTTCCATTTGTCTCTTCCTCCACAGGCCTCCCACTTCCCCTTCTTTCTCCCTTAGATCCATCTTCCACTACACACCATCACGCAGGTCAGTTGCTTTCTCTTCACACTTTCTCAATTCCTGGATCTTGTTTTTTTCTCATCATACTCTCTGTTAGTTTGcataattaatcattaattattgttgttgctctTTGTTGCACTGCTATTTAATTCTGCTTTGGTGCTAGTTTACCTGTGCTAACTTACACGATTTGTTTATGCTTTTTCGGTACTCTCAGTTCAGAAACTAAGGAAatctatgcttttcttttttatgtgtATAATTTAGGGTTTGGTTTTAGTTGTAGACATTTGAtttgatctttttttttgttgttttgtgtTTGACAGGTTTTAGGGCTCAAATCTTTTTACCTGTTGTTCTTTGAAGTTGTTGAACTAGCAAAAAGTATAATTaagcaattttaaaaaatatatatctattttgatcACCGCTTTCTGAGTTGTTGATGGCATCAGCGGGTGTAGCACCTGCTTCTGGAGCAAAAGATATGAACGGAAGTTCAGTTGCTGTTGAAAGATTACCTGATGAGATGAATGACATGAAGATCAGGGATGACAGGGTAAAGAAAATAGATATATACACTTTCATCTTTACCTTTACCTGCAAATTAGAACAAGTATTGGTTGAATATGCAATTAATTTGTGTCAAAATTTCGCAGGAAATGGAAACTGCTGTGGTAGATGGAAATGGCACTGAAACGGGACACATAATTGTCACTACCATTGGTGGTAAAAATGGTCAGCCCAAGCAGGTCTGTGCCtgatttcatttcatttctgtgttaatttcaatttccaCAGATATATGCTCATTGGATTTTGCACTAAAATTTCATGGTTGCTTTTGTGATTGTAGACAATAAGCTATATGGCTGAGCGTGTTGTTGGACATGGGTCTTTTGGTGTGGTTTTCCAGGTTCGTTCGGTTACCATATTTTGATTGGGGGGAATAGGTTATTTTGAAGCTTTGTTATAGGGTGATGCTTATTTTCTGTGTTTTGTTTCAGGCGAAGTGCTTGGAGACTGGTGAAACTGTGGCTATAAAGAAGGTTCTTCAGGACAAGAGATACAAGAACCGGGAATTGCAAACAATGCGCCTTCTTGACCACCCTAATGTCGTCTCTTTGAAGCATTGCTTCTTCTCAACGACTGAGAAAGATGAGCTTTATCTTAACTTGGTACTGGAGTATGTTCCCGAGACTGTCAATAGGGTGATCAGACACTACAACAAAATGAATCAAAGGATGCCATTGATATATGTCAAACTATATTCTTATCaggttttattttgttgatattatttatatgtattattttttgccCCTTCCTGTGATTGTGATCTTAAACCCACCCTATTTGTCACTTTGTTGGTGTGCATTAATCTCTACTCTTTCTTATGTTGTAGATATTTAGAGCACTTGCTTATCTTCACAACAGCATTGGAGTATGTCACAGGGACATAAAACCTCAAAATTTACTGGTATATTCTTAGAGAAacttgtttatttgatttctaTTCATATAATCTGTCTTATACATGCTGGATTAATTTATTCGTGTGTTGTTTGTCTCATAATAGGTCAATCCTCACACCCACCAGCTGAAGATATGTGACTTTGGAAGTGCTAAAATTTTGGTTAGTTTATTCTCTAACCCGTAGTTCCTAATGTTTGTTTTGAATGATAATGTTCTATTATAACTAGATTGTGCATACCTCTTGCAGGTAAAAGGTGAACCAAACATATCTTACATCTGTTCTAGGTACTACAGAGCTCCCGAGCTCATATTTGGGGCAACTGAATACACCACTGCCATTGACATCTGGTCAGGTGGTTGTGTACTTGGCGAACTATTACTTGGCCAGGTAGCTTCATTTAAGTATGCTTAATTCTTTCAAGTTTAGAATTCAGATATGTGTAGAGACTAAGAATGAATTTCTACCCCTTTCAGCCTCTCTTTCCTGGTGAGAGTGGAGTAGACCAACTTGTGGAAATTATCAAGGTAAGATATTTTCCAAATAATAGTGATTTAAACAGGAAATCTGGGCATTCTGATTAGTGCTGTTTTTGTCTTTGCTTGGTGATCCTTAATCTGCACAATCATTCACTGAATACAGTAGCTAAGCTTACTGTGTAACTAGCTTGTATATATTAATAAACGTGacttttcatatttatttttattttggtcttGCGTGATGCCATTTTTCTTCATTATTTCTGAACATCCATGGCATTCATTTGTTTTCAGGTTTTAGGTACGCCAACAAGGGAAGAAATCAAGTGTATGAATCCTAATTACACAGAATTTAAATTCCCTCAAATCAAAGCTCATCCATGGCACAAGGtattttaatcatattttcCTCTCTGCTTCTCCAAAATGTTGGGATAGTAATATTTATTCATATATGTTCCTTGTTCAACAGATCTTTCACAAGCGGATGCCGCCTGAAGCTGTGGATCTTGTTGCAAGACTACTGCAGTACTCTCCAAATCTTCGAAGCACAGCTGTGAGTATATAGTTTTATTGAAATATGCCAACAGCTTATATCAAATCCGTGGAAAGCCAATTATCATGGATGTGTTCATATTGTACTTAGTTTCGAATAATTTTGTTGGTACATTTTTAACGTGCAAAACTTCTGATGATGCTGTTGGCCATTCCCCGATTTATAATCAAACATGAtcttaaattattcttttttctttatacaaTATAGTTGGAGGCTCTTGTCCATCCATTCTTTGATGAACTGCGCGATCCGAATACCCGCTTACCAAATGGACGCTTTCTTCCTCCATTGTTTAACTTCAAACCAAGTGGTAAAGAGctaatttctatttatatattatgttatgATTCTCTGTCATGAACCTCTTGTATAATGACTATACCGGTTATCTGATACAGAGCTGAAGGGAGTGCCTGTGGAGATGCTGGTGAAGCTGATTCCTCCTCATGCAAGAAAGCAGTGTGCCTCCTTTAGTTCATAGTGCAGTTTTATGTGTAGTTAATGGTATATCGCCCTCTTCCTTCCTGAAGTGTATCTAAGTCTGTTTCAGGTGGTTATTATATGTTTTCTTTCTGTTAATTTTTAGCCCCCTCCTCCTCAACCCTCCGGACCAGAAACCCCTCCACATtccaaatttgttatttttgtccCTGCCTGTAGAAAGCTGTTGTAGAAGAGATTCAGCTTGATTCCTTTGTAGGATTTGATGGGTTCTTTTACCAAAAAGTTTTAACAGATTGTATTAGTAACTAATACCATTATTTAATGAAGTGATATATACTTGATCACTACTAAACTGGTCCAGCAAGGGGGATTCTTCTCATATCTTAAAGTTGATTTTTCCATTATCATTATGGGGAATTTTTGTGGCGTGTAGGATTCCCTTACTTGCAAGAAACTGTTACTGTCATATTCCTTTTCAATGCTGTTGCCAAGTCCTGAATGCTCAACATTAGTAGTTGCTGGGAGGAATGGGAATAGGAAGACTGGCTTGCTGCATGGTAAGGGGTAAAAAGTAAAACAGCAATTTTGGTTTACCTGTCCTGGGTCAGTAAAAGGTATTTTTGGTTTCATTAAATTGCTGCTGCTAGTTGGTTGCAAGTATTATTTTTGACCGTTGAATGGAATAAAAGCTCAAGGGTCAATGAGAACACGATGTAAAGGGCTAAGGCCTAATAGGATGTCTAAATTGTAGCGGTTGGAGGGTGTAGTACTTTCGGCAAGGGGccataagaaaaagaaaaagtacttAAAAGGATACTAAACTGTTGAAGAAATTAGTGAGCTTTACGACCGTTCCCCGAGGTGAAAAGCCCTCTTAATTAGGAAGGGTTTTCGGCGAGTAATAtttgtaaaagaaaaagaataattgGAAAGAAATGATACCGTGAATAAAAGAACTACTAATATGATGTTATTAAGAGTCCTTCCATGCAAGCACTATGTTGAAATTTTACGTTTCTGTTTATCACGTATCAAGCCCAGTACCACTGTTCCAGGTCAGGGCTTTGAATTGTGGCTTTAAAAGATAGGATCCACTAAAAGGTCACATGTCTTGAaactaaattctaataaaatctTCAAGTAGTTACACGCAGCACGCAGTGTGTTTCGTACATTAATATCGCACCGACAAGTTCTAACACTGGGGACTAACGAGATCAATAATGCATTTAGGGTTGTTATATATTATATCCGGATAGGACAAAATAGTCACGCTACCTCATCCACTTATCTTTTCTGACTAATCTGGCTCAAATAAAAAGGAGCAGTTGATTCAGTCTTATCATTCGAACTTGAGTATTTTCATCAAGGAGTTGGTTTTTATTGTAATGCAGTTTATACATTAGTTACACTTGTTTTTGAAATTTAGATTCACTTAATGTGGTAGTATCTCAGAGCAATGGAGAATTGGCCATTCGGTAGCCGAAATGTGTGGAATAATTGCGATCAAATTAATTTACAAAATGAACCCACCAAGTCAAAAAGGCCTATGCTATAAAGTAGTAACTAGTAACAGTTATAGACAAGGATGCTGAAGCGTCATCATTGGCTTTCAGCATCATTATGAATCTAGAGGCCATGACCATAAATAGTGGCGCCAATTTAGGTGCCCAAAGAAAGCTATAGCAATTTACTTGACAACTCTCAATAAGTGCAAAACAAACATTAGTGAAAGAGAAGATATGCATCgtatgttttttgttttttgtttttttttttttaaattgtgatcTTTTCCATTATAAAATGAGCAATTTTTACTATGAAGAGTGTTAGAACCagcaatttttgtattttgtaaccatcaattggctatcaataatgtttttaatagtgtgagattacATCAAATGGTGAGAgattactcatttttcttttgatggttaagtgctagtcacaaaacaaacaaaaattgcTGGTCCTAGACTTTAAGTGAAAGAGACATGTTaggtaaataaattatttttgtaaataaattcAACGaagtctttttttttccttcttctttttaggTGTCTCCTCTCTCTTTAACTGGTTTTTAttgtactaaaaaaatattgaatcaaCTTGGTTGTACTGACTTGGTGATGTGACATTATCGTTATTAAAAGATAGAAGGCACTGAAGCATTATTCATTTTTCAACTTTAAAATACCAAATCAATTTTTGGCCATCATCATAGGAAGCAACATGCCACATTACAAAGATTAGCGCAATATATGCACATTAGCTAGCTCTCTGGAGTTGTGCTTCTTGTGTCTGATGCATAGAATTCTTGACAAGAGCTCAACATAAATCATAGGTAATGTAATGTATTCTTAAACTAGTTGTATCTTTTACTATATAGTTGTGGTCGTGTATATCAAAATCTAGGaccataaaaaaagaaacaaaagagtGGCAGTTATGGGAAGAACATGGGAGGCATAACGACTAACCCACTAAGCTGATTTCTCGTTATTCCGATTAGGCTCTCTTTGCAGATAAAGTTATGTGCAGAATGCACATTCTCAATTCTCTTTTTGCCTTATGAGGCTGTTTGTCGTTTCCTCACTCCCACAGCCATTAAAATAATTCATGCCTTGAGATGAAACACCTTTTAGCAGACCTTCCACtatcaatttttattatatatagtaACAATGTCTCTCTGAATCTGCATGCACTTCAAGGCCCAAACTTGGTTGAAAACTTGTTGCAAACTTTTTGTGTTAGTTTTAGTATTAGTGCTCAGAAGCTAGAGACACTAGTGCTGCCTAATTAGAGTCTCTTCAGTAGTTGGCTGTGAAAATTTCTAGCTCATGTTCTTGTCAATTCCTGGTTGAAAATGTTGAGAATGAAGTATTGTCACATTTCAGCACTAGTGTTGTGCATGTTTCTCCTTTCCTTAATTCTTTCAATCCAAGCTAGACATCATTCCCATAAAAGACAGAGACATTCACATTCTCATAAATCATCTAGAACTTTTGATGTAACAAAATTTGGAGCCATTGGAGATGGAATAACAGATGATACAGAGTCATTCAAGATGGCATGGGACACTGCCTGTGAAAGTGAATCAGAATTTAATGTTATTATTGTTCCCAAAGGTTTCTCCTTCCTCATTCGGCCCACTATTTTCACTGGTCCTTGCCATGGTTACTTAGTATTGAAGGTAATGCATGCTTACTTTACACCTCTTAATGCTTTAGTTTGAGGTAAATCTAGGAATTCATTTGATTGGTCACTGTAATAgagtttgaaaattgaattagaaATTGTATTTGGAATGATTGAAAATGAGATTGATGTACATGGATTAGGTGGATGGAACTATAATGCCACCAGATGGACCTGATTCTTGGCCAAAGAACAATACTAAGCGTCTATGGCTGGTGTTTTATAGAATCAATGGAATGTCACTTGAAGGAGGTGGTTTAATAGATGGAAGAGGAGATAAATGGTGGGAACTTCCTTGTAAGCCTCACAGGGTACTGAtgatttattcatttatttttctttttctttttatgttggAAAATGTGATCAATTTTGCTGCTTCAAATTAAATATCCACTTGACCCCTTAGATAAAAATTCCACAGGGACCAAATGGAACAACTGCTCCTGGACCTTGTGATAGCCCAATGGTAATTCTCTCTCACTACACTCATCTTGGATTTTGTGTATCTGCATTATTATTAGGCCAATTCTCTAGTGCCTTGGAATTTCATACCAAAATTGCTGAAATTTGTCTGATATATCAGTTTGGGGGATAAACTGTTAATGTTGAGTTTTACATCTTACAATTTGCACAGCTTACACGTTTCTTATGGCAATTTTGACAGCTTACATTTCGGCACTGTAGACAACACCTTATAATATTCTTCATGGTTTATGCAGgccataaatttttttatgggtTCCAACTTGACTGTGCAAGAACTTAGGGTCAGGGACAGCCCCCAGATTCATTTAAGATTTGATGCATGCAGAAGTGTCCACATTGAATCTATCCACATAAAAGCTCCAAGACTAAGCCCCAACACTGATGGAATTCACATAGAAAACAGCACTGATgtcaaaatatataatactgTGATTTCTAATGGTTGGTAACAACTAAGAAGAGATCAAATCCCGTCTTTTCCTCATCTAAGGGATATACTAATAACATTACATGTTAACATTATTACAGGTGATGATTGTGTGTCCATTGGAACCGGTTGCTATGATGTTGATATAAAGAACATTACTTGTGGTCCTGGTC
This portion of the Arachis duranensis cultivar V14167 chromosome 6, aradu.V14167.gnm2.J7QH, whole genome shotgun sequence genome encodes:
- the LOC107492353 gene encoding glycogen synthase kinase-3 homolog MsK-3, with translation MASAGVAPASGAKDMNGSSVAVERLPDEMNDMKIRDDREMETAVVDGNGTETGHIIVTTIGGKNGQPKQTISYMAERVVGHGSFGVVFQAKCLETGETVAIKKVLQDKRYKNRELQTMRLLDHPNVVSLKHCFFSTTEKDELYLNLVLEYVPETVNRVIRHYNKMNQRMPLIYVKLYSYQIFRALAYLHNSIGVCHRDIKPQNLLVNPHTHQLKICDFGSAKILVKGEPNISYICSRYYRAPELIFGATEYTTAIDIWSGGCVLGELLLGQPLFPGESGVDQLVEIIKVLGTPTREEIKCMNPNYTEFKFPQIKAHPWHKIFHKRMPPEAVDLVARLLQYSPNLRSTALEALVHPFFDELRDPNTRLPNGRFLPPLFNFKPSELKGVPVEMLVKLIPPHARKQCASFSS
- the LOC107492351 gene encoding polygalacturonase At1g48100 isoform X1 translates to MLRMKYCHISALVLCMFLLSLILSIQARHHSHKRQRHSHSHKSSRTFDVTKFGAIGDGITDDTESFKMAWDTACESESEFNVIIVPKGFSFLIRPTIFTGPCHGYLVLKVDGTIMPPDGPDSWPKNNTKRLWLVFYRINGMSLEGGGLIDGRGDKWWELPCKPHRGPNGTTAPGPCDSPMAINFFMGSNLTVQELRVRDSPQIHLRFDACRSVHIESIHIKAPRLSPNTDGIHIENSTDVKIYNTVISNGDDCVSIGTGCYDVDIKNITCGPGHGISIGSLGKYNSRACVSNIKVRDSVIQMTDNGVRIKTWQGGSGYVSGITFSNIHMYNVRNPMIIDQFYCLKEGEVCRNKTSAVVVSDILYRNIKGTYDIRSPPMRFACSDSVPCTNLTLSDIELLPDQGDMVVDPFCWNAYGDLRTQTIPPVFCLLDGFPQSILHNDIAHCTRYS
- the LOC107492351 gene encoding polygalacturonase At1g48100 isoform X2, whose product is MAWDTACESESEFNVIIVPKGFSFLIRPTIFTGPCHGYLVLKVDGTIMPPDGPDSWPKNNTKRLWLVFYRINGMSLEGGGLIDGRGDKWWELPCKPHRGPNGTTAPGPCDSPMAINFFMGSNLTVQELRVRDSPQIHLRFDACRSVHIESIHIKAPRLSPNTDGIHIENSTDVKIYNTVISNGDDCVSIGTGCYDVDIKNITCGPGHGISIGSLGKYNSRACVSNIKVRDSVIQMTDNGVRIKTWQGGSGYVSGITFSNIHMYNVRNPMIIDQFYCLKEGEVCRNKTSAVVVSDILYRNIKGTYDIRSPPMRFACSDSVPCTNLTLSDIELLPDQGDMVVDPFCWNAYGDLRTQTIPPVFCLLDGFPQSILHNDIAHCTRYS